A genomic region of Pseudomonas frederiksbergensis contains the following coding sequences:
- a CDS encoding DUF1501 domain-containing protein, whose amino-acid sequence MNRRELLIAAAAAATLPSLSFSAKLFAAPVSAPRFLMVFLRGGYDCNNLLVPYSSDFYYESRPTLAIARPESHNPNSAIALDSHWGLNPVLRDSIYPLWQRKQIAFVPFAGTDDLSRSHFETQDNIESGEPTQQRNRYHSGFLARLSRQVPNSAPIAFTDALPLSFQGGNAIPNLSMRGASKPAFDARQSEILSSMYKNTPYAASAADGLELRQQVSKDLQEEMVKANRGAPNAQNFAAQTRRMATLMRDQYRLGFVDVGGWDTHVNQGSTSGQLANNLANLGEGLVAYAQALGDEWNNTTVVVVSEFGRTFRENGARGTDHGHGTVYWVLGGNVRGGRIVGEQVAVNPQSLLQNRDYPVLNNYRNLLGGLLGRTWGLSASQLQSVFPGARPDALQLL is encoded by the coding sequence ATGAATCGTCGAGAACTGCTGATTGCCGCTGCGGCAGCCGCGACTCTGCCGTCCTTGTCCTTTTCCGCGAAGCTGTTCGCCGCCCCGGTTTCGGCGCCACGCTTTCTGATGGTCTTTCTGCGCGGCGGCTACGACTGCAACAATCTGCTGGTGCCCTACTCCAGCGATTTTTACTACGAGTCGCGTCCGACTCTCGCCATTGCCCGCCCGGAATCGCATAACCCCAACAGCGCCATTGCACTGGACAGCCATTGGGGTCTGAACCCGGTTTTACGTGATTCGATCTACCCGTTGTGGCAACGCAAACAGATCGCCTTCGTGCCATTCGCCGGGACCGATGACTTGTCCCGCAGTCACTTCGAGACTCAGGACAACATCGAGTCTGGCGAACCGACCCAACAGCGCAACCGTTACCACTCGGGCTTTCTTGCACGCTTGTCGCGTCAGGTGCCGAACAGTGCGCCCATTGCCTTCACCGATGCCTTGCCCCTGAGTTTTCAGGGCGGCAACGCCATCCCCAACCTCTCGATGCGCGGCGCCTCGAAACCGGCCTTTGATGCCCGGCAGTCGGAGATTCTCTCGTCGATGTACAAAAACACACCCTACGCTGCCTCCGCAGCCGATGGCCTTGAACTGCGCCAGCAGGTGTCAAAGGATCTGCAAGAAGAGATGGTCAAGGCCAATCGTGGTGCGCCAAATGCGCAGAATTTCGCTGCCCAGACCCGGCGTATGGCAACGCTGATGCGCGACCAGTACCGACTGGGTTTCGTCGATGTCGGCGGCTGGGATACCCACGTCAATCAGGGCAGCACCAGCGGCCAACTGGCCAACAACCTGGCGAACCTCGGCGAAGGTCTGGTCGCCTATGCCCAGGCGCTGGGTGATGAATGGAATAACACCACTGTGGTAGTGGTCTCGGAGTTCGGCCGCACCTTTCGTGAAAACGGCGCCAGGGGCACCGATCACGGGCATGGCACGGTGTATTGGGTACTGGGCGGTAACGTTCGCGGCGGGCGCATCGTTGGCGAACAGGTAGCGGTCAACCCGCAAAGTCTGCTGCAAAATCGCGATTACCCGGTGCTCAACAATTACCGGAACCTGCTCGGTGGATTGCTTGGCCGGACGTGGGGTTTGTCCGCTTCGCAGTTGCAGAGCGTATTTCCCGGTGCACGTCCGGATGCATTGCAGTTGCTGTGA